Proteins encoded in a region of the Diadema setosum chromosome 7, eeDiaSeto1, whole genome shotgun sequence genome:
- the LOC140230655 gene encoding CD5 antigen-like: protein MWRFVTFLVFLKTSLASYEGNVHLVGGHVSHEGRVEVYHSSQWATVCGDSWDLEDAHVVCRQLGFPEALATIPRVFFGEGNSSQTIVTVSCSGYESGLLECSYSENTDIRCGHYEDAGVVCSDGVDVEGKLRFAGGSTPREGRVEIYHGGEWGTICDDYWLPKEGMVACRQLGFNGVTSTSVYITQEVEQRPNQLSDVDCTGYESRIQDCSHSSWGSTCSIESAAAIECSGGPYAQEYDVRLVDGPSPQAGRIEVFHENSWGTICDNTWSSTEAEVVCDQQGYDDVDVALEYFGPGDGAIHINSLSCDGGASSLEFCQYVNFSSTGCDHTEDVGVRCKNDSDGSAALKAYTIFGIVLCSLVLVCSVVVGIFGRTKRPHNSTAAAAAAALTVSGAMNSNGTTATAPSVTLNPSQIQNHPLPAGDPQSADCSQLESYPQSTGHAQSAGYPQPPPSYDSVVNAATDDRKSNVAPPTNTSVENPQQMQLED from the exons ATGTGGAGATTtgtcacatttcttgttttCCTAAAGACGTCCCTTGCTTCTTACG AGGGTAATGTTCATCTCGTGGGTGGACATGTAAGTCATGAGGGACGAGTCGAGGTTTACCATAGCTCCCAGTGGGCTACGGTCTGTGGCGATAGCTGGGATCTGGAGGATGCGCACGTAGTGTGCCGACAGCTCGGTTTTCCAGAGGCCCTGGCTACCATACCGCGCGTTTTCTTTGGTGAAGGAAACTCATCGCAGACAATCGTAACTGTTTCCTGCTCGGGATACGAGAGCGGGCTTCTGGAGTGCTCGTATTCGGAAAATACCGACATTAGGTGCGGACACTATGAGGATGCAGGAGTTGTTTGCAGTGATGGCGTAG ATGTTGAAGGCAAACTTAGGTTTGCGGGTGGTTCGACACCAAGGGAGGGTCGAGTTGAGATCTACCATGGGGGTGAGTGGGGTACAATCTGCGACGATTACTGGCTTCCGAAAGAGGGCATGGTCGCCTGTCGTCAGCTCGGGTTTAATGGCGTCACGTCCACCTCCGTGTACATCACACAAGAAGTAGAGCAGAGACCTAACCAACTATCAGATGTCGATTGCACCGGATACGAATCCAGGATCCAAGATTGTTCTCACAGTAGCTGGGGCAGCACTTGTTCCATTGAAAGTGCAGCTGCCATCGAATGCAGCGGTGGCCCGTACG CTCAAGAATACGACGTTCGTCTGGTGGACGGGCCATCACCACAGGCTGGCCGGATCGAGGTCTTCCATGAAAACTCATGGGGCACGATCTGCGACAACACCTGGTCGTCAACCGAGGCCGAAGTCGTCTGCGACCAGCAGGGCTACGACGATGTCGATGTGGCGTTAGAGTACTTCGGACCaggtgatggcgctattcacaTTAACAGCTTGTCGTGTGACGGAGGTGCGTCTTCATTGGAATTCTGCCAGTACGTCAATTTTAGCAGCACTGGCTGCGATCACACAGAGGACGTTGGGGTTCGCTGCAAGAACGACTCTGATG GATCTGCTGCACTCAAGGCGTATACGATATTTGGAATTGTGTTATGCTCCTTGGTACTCGTCTGCTCCGTAGTCGTAGGGATATTCGGAAGGACAAAGAGACCGCATAATAGTACCGCAGCCGCAGCAGCGGCTGCACTAACTGTCAGTGGCGCAATGAATTCAAACGGCACCACTGCCACAGCGCCCTCAGTGACTTTGAACCCTTCTCAAATACAAAACCATCCGCTACCGGCAGGCGATCCACAATCAGCAGATTGTTCACAGTTGGAAAGCTATCCGCAATCAACAGGACACGCACAATCCGCAGGTTATCCGCAGCCACCTCCGAGCTACGATTCTGTGGTAAATGCTGCAACAGACGACAGAAAATCCAATGTTGCACCACCTACAAATACCTCGGTAGAGAATCCACAGCAGATGCAGCTGGAAGATTAA